The DNA region TGGGGCCATGCCAGTCTTCCCGCCGGCCGAAAGGATCTGACCGTGATCACCAAGAACCTTTTCCTGCAGGGCATCTACCCGTTCGCGGGAGCCGGCCTGGATAAACCTGTCCCCATCCACAGCGAGCTTTTGCACTACGTGCCGGACGGGGTGATCAACCAGACACTCTATTTCCGGGGCGGCAACTCCAGCGCGGAGCTGATCACCGTGGTGCTGATGCGGAACGGCGTGCCAATGCGCTATTTCCCCATCGGCGCCAAGAGCGATGTCCATGTGCCGCTCCGGGTGGTGGAGGACATCGACGGCGGCTCGGTGATCGAGCTCTATCTTGCTGCCCCGGATGGTCTTGGGGGATCCGTGGTGGTGGACCTGGGCATGGTGGAACACTGATGACCGGTGTTGTGGAAAGGCCCCAGGCCAAGCCCCAGGCCAAGCCCCAGGCCGGGCCTCAATCCAGGACGGGCGGCCCTGCTGCGCGGCGGCGCCTGGTGGTGATCGGCAACGGGATGGCCGGCGCCCGGGCGGTGGAGGAGATCCTGGCCCGGGGCGGCGCGGAGCAGTTCAGCATCACCATGTTCGGGGACGAGCCGTACGGGAACTACAACCGGATCATGCTCAGCCATGTGCTCTCCGGGGAGGAGAGCGATGCGGACATCTTCCTTAATGCCCTCTCCTGGTACCGGGAAAACAACATCACCCTGCATGCGGGCGTCCGGGTAGACCGGATCGACAGGTTCACCAAGTACGTCTATTCCGACGACGGCAGGGCAACACCTTACGACGTCCTCATCATCGCCACGGGCAGCCGTTCCCACCTGCCGCCAATGGACGGGCTCTACACCCCCGGCGGCTCGATCAAGCCCGGCGTCTTCGGTTTCCGCACCATCGACGACACACGCAAAATGGTCCAGCATGCCCAGCAGGAGCACCACCGCCGGGTCGTGGTGATCGGTGGCGGCCTGCTGGGACTGGAGGCTGCCTACGGCTTGCAGAGCCATGGCATCGAAGTGGAGGTGGTGCATTCCGGCGGGCACCTCATGAGCGCCCAGATGGGGCCCGACGGCGGTGCCGTCCTTCGCCGCAGCGTGGAAGCGCTGGGCATCCGGGTGCATACAGGCAGCCGTACTACAGCTGTCCTTGGCACGGACAGGGTCAGCGGAGTCAGCCTGCGGGACAAGCCGGACATCGCCTGCGACATGGTGGTGGTGGCTGCCGGTATCCGGCCAAACGTTGACGTTGCGGTGCTCAGCGGCCTGCCCGTGGAGCGCGCCATTGTGGTTGACGACAGGCTGCGGGTCCAGGACGAAGAGGACATCTATGCCGTGGGGGAGTGCGTCCAGCACCGGGGCGAGGTGTACGGGCTGGTGGCGCCGCTGTGGGAGCAGGCGGTGGTGCTTGCCAACCACGTGACCGGCGCGGATACGTCGTCGGCCTACCTGGGCTCGCGGACGGCCACCAAACTCAAGGTGGCGGGCGTGGAGGTCGCATCGATGGGCCTGCACGGCCCGGAGCTCGATACCGACGAACACATCGTCTTCTCCGAGCCCAGCCGCGGGGTCTTCAAGTCCATCGTGGTCCGGGACAACAAGATGGTGGGTGCCACGCTCCTTGGCGACAGCCGCAAGGTGGCGTACCTGACCCAGGCGTATGACCGGGGTTTGCCGCTGCCCGAGGAGCGGATCGGGCTCATGTTCGATC from Arthrobacter pascens includes:
- a CDS encoding molybdopterin oxidoreductase: MITKNLFLQGIYPFAGAGLDKPVPIHSELLHYVPDGVINQTLYFRGGNSSAELITVVLMRNGVPMRYFPIGAKSDVHVPLRVVEDIDGGSVIELYLAAPDGLGGSVVVDLGMVEH
- the nirB gene encoding nitrite reductase large subunit NirB; protein product: MTGVVERPQAKPQAKPQAGPQSRTGGPAARRRLVVIGNGMAGARAVEEILARGGAEQFSITMFGDEPYGNYNRIMLSHVLSGEESDADIFLNALSWYRENNITLHAGVRVDRIDRFTKYVYSDDGRATPYDVLIIATGSRSHLPPMDGLYTPGGSIKPGVFGFRTIDDTRKMVQHAQQEHHRRVVVIGGGLLGLEAAYGLQSHGIEVEVVHSGGHLMSAQMGPDGGAVLRRSVEALGIRVHTGSRTTAVLGTDRVSGVSLRDKPDIACDMVVVAAGIRPNVDVAVLSGLPVERAIVVDDRLRVQDEEDIYAVGECVQHRGEVYGLVAPLWEQAVVLANHVTGADTSSAYLGSRTATKLKVAGVEVASMGLHGPELDTDEHIVFSEPSRGVFKSIVVRDNKMVGATLLGDSRKVAYLTQAYDRGLPLPEERIGLMFDLGTPGEDVGVAELDDDAQVCNCNGVSKKALVDVVKDGCNTVGGAMDATRAGKGCGSCKLLVKQVVEWAADGAVEEDPAASYYVPGIPLDKPSLMAAIRKQGLRSVSQVFTALAPGSAEDAKSKMGLASLLKMMLADQYIDERDARFINDRVHANIQRDGTFSVVPQMKGGVTSVQQLRRIADVAEKHNVPMIKLTGGQRIDLLGIPKEDLPQVWADLDMPSGYAYGKSFRTVKTCVGQDFCRYGTGDSTKLGIDIESRFQGIESPAKLKLAVSGCPRNCAESLVKDVGVVAVEGGRWEIYVGGAAGAHIRKGDLLATVDNPEAVKLLTGRFMQYYRERANWLERTYAFVPRVGIEHLRAVIVEDSEDLAESLDAAMQASVDDYVDPWSERDDQLTPGQFRTSLPLTVLPQVPVR